CGGGCCGCCGGGCCGAAGGCGAGGATGGAGGCGGTGAAGCCGTGCACGTGGTTGCGGCCGGAGACGGGGCCGATCTCCCCGGCGGCGAAGAAGCCGCCGACGCCGGCCTGACCGAACGTGCGGCGCAGCAGCCGCACGTCGTGGTCGGAGTTGGGGAACATGGCCCGCCCCCGCCCGTTGCAGGAGAAGAGCAGCGCGCCCTCCACCGGCGTCAGATCGAAACGGTCGAGCAGCTCGGCCAGGTCCTCGTCGGCGGCACCGGCGTCACGGACCTGGAAGCGGACGGTGCGGCCGACCTCGACCACGTCGCCGATGGCGATCGCGCCCGTGTCGGTGTCGGCGCCGACCACCCCGCGCACCAGGAAGTCGCCGTGCTCGTGCTCCTCGGCGTACTCGTCCATGGCGACGCCGATGAGCAGCCCGTGGGCGGCCATCTCCTGCTCCTCCTCGGGCAGGGTCAGCACGATCTGCTCCAGCTTCTCAAGCGCTGGTGTCCCAGCCAGCTCGTACAGGACGTTCTCGTCGGCCTTGGTGACCACCATGTCGGGGCCGATCGGACGGGCGCCCTGGCTGACCACGGTGGCCGCCGTGACGGGGCCCCCGAGCACGACGCCGACCGCGCCGTCGGTGAAGATCTCGTCGTCGAGGAACAGCCGGGTCAGCCCCGGGCCCTGCCCGCCGGCGAGCCCCCCGACCAGCGGCAGCCCGGGCAGCGCCTCCCCGGAACGCTCGACGAACGCGTCCACGGGAAAGCTGTAGGGGTCGGCCAGCATCATGCCGACCACGTCGTCGTCGCGGCCCTCCGGCATCCCGACGACGACCAGCCGGTCGTCGGTGCGGAGGGTCTCCAGCCGGAACGCCTCCAGGCGCGCCTCCGGGAGCGACCCCGCCCAGGCGCTCACCGCGCTGGCCTCCTCCACCCCCCGGTTGCCGCCGATGACGCCGCTGCCGTTGCAGCCGACCACGATGCCCACGCCCGCGGAGGCGGCGACGCGCGTCGCCCGGCGGGCGGCCTCCTCGACGGCGTCGGGGTCCTCCGAGGCGACGAACACGCACAGCAGGTCGGCGGGCGAGGTGAGGGGGCCCAGCGCCTGCTGGACCGCCGACTCCGCGGCGCTGGTCAGATCGGGTCCGAGGGCCAGGCCGTCAGCGAAGCGAACCATCGGCTCCCCCTCCCTCGTGCGGTCCGTGAGTCCAGGTCATATCTCGATTCTCCCCGTGCGAGTGCCCGGTACCCAAGCCGGAATCACCGGGGGACCGGGTGCGAGGCGGGAATCGGCGACGTACTGTCGATCTCGTGCCCCTGACGAACCATGCATCCGCGCCGGCCGACACCACCGTCGGCGGGCTCCGCGCCGACGGCCACGTCCAGCGGTCGGTGAAGGCCGAGATCA
The DNA window shown above is from Thermomonospora umbrina and carries:
- a CDS encoding FIST signal transduction protein, which codes for MVRFADGLALGPDLTSAAESAVQQALGPLTSPADLLCVFVASEDPDAVEEAARRATRVAASAGVGIVVGCNGSGVIGGNRGVEEASAVSAWAGSLPEARLEAFRLETLRTDDRLVVVGMPEGRDDDVVGMMLADPYSFPVDAFVERSGEALPGLPLVGGLAGGQGPGLTRLFLDDEIFTDGAVGVVLGGPVTAATVVSQGARPIGPDMVVTKADENVLYELAGTPALEKLEQIVLTLPEEEQEMAAHGLLIGVAMDEYAEEHEHGDFLVRGVVGADTDTGAIAIGDVVEVGRTVRFQVRDAGAADEDLAELLDRFDLTPVEGALLFSCNGRGRAMFPNSDHDVRLLRRTFGQAGVGGFFAAGEIGPVSGRNHVHGFTASILAFGPAARA